Below is a window of Frigoribacterium sp. SL97 DNA.
TCCATACGGACGAGTTGTCGAGCTCTGTGGTTCATGTGCCCCCGTCGCTACGCCTAGGCATGACAATGCAGCACTGGGACGCTCTGCGCTAGCCCATGGTGGCAGCTGGCCCCGCCTCTACAAGGAGACGCCGCTTTCGAGTTGGGCGATCTTCGCGAGTGCCTGGGCGAGCTTGAGCTGGGCGATGTCCCGCTCGAGCTCTGCGATCTCGCGAGCGACCAGCACCTGCGGGAGAACCTTCTCGGCGACGATGCGGGCGACGTCCGCGGGATGGAACTGAGGGGTGATCTCGTGGCACTCAGGGCCCCACACCTTCTCGGCGTACGCGGCTGCCGCGGCAGTCAGGCGGGCGGTCGCAGCGGTGTGGGTCTCGGGCATCGTCGTCAGTTCCGTAGTCGTCTTCACGGGTGATCCATGCGCGGCGTCATGCGGATTCGCGGCGGTTCATCGCGCCACGCAGAAGCCCCGCCGTGCACCGAAGCGCAGGCGGGGCCCGACGGATGCTAGCTAGCTAACTAGCTAGCATCCGTCCTAGCTGCTGACCGCCTCGTCGGCCGGAGCGACAACCGGCACGCTGTCGTAGCCGAGCGGGGCGGCCGGCAGGAACCGGTCGTCCTTCTCCGGCGACGCGATGCTCAGCTCGAGCAGGAGCAGGCCGTACGTCGCAGCCAGGGCCAGCTGCGGCAGGTCCGTCTCGGAGTCGACGTTCTCACCCGACCAGTACTTGGTCGCGTGGTCCTGCATCTGCCCGTAGAGGTGGCCGAACGTCAGCTCGTCGTCCTCGAGGAGGTGGGCCAGGTACGTCTTCGCTCCGAAGACTTCGGCGACCTGCGCGTACGGGTACAGCGGCAGCAGGTCGTGGCGGAAGTCGGTCGAGATGACCTGCGGCGCCGGTGCGATGGACAGCTGTCCGCCGTCGGGGTGCAGCGGCCCGCTGGCGGCGAAGTTGGCGGCGCCGTACGGTCGGTCGTCGAACTCCGGGTGGGTGAGGTTCGACTCGAGGATCGTGAAGCAGTGCCACACGAACGACGCCAGGTGGTGGCAGTCCGTCTCCGAGTCGTAGTTCTCCCCCGACCAGAACAGGATGGCGTGACGCTGGCCGGCGCCGTACGACTTCGACGTCTCGTAGCCGAGGCGGAAGTTGTTCGGGGCATACTTCTTCGCCCCGCGCCCGTAGAGCTTCGTGAGCTCAGCGATCGCGCGCGGCGGGATCAGCTCGAAGCGCTGCTTCTTCACGCCCTTCTTCGCGCCGGTGCTGCTGACGGTGGTGACTTCGGCGCTCATCGAGCGTCCTCCTTGCGGTCGGCGGGCGTGCCCGCAGTGATGGGGTTGGTGACGTGCATCAGCGGGGAGCGCGGACCGGCCAGGATCCGTCGATGACGATGTCCGGGTCCTTCGTGCGCCGGAAGTAGTCCTGCAAGCCGGCGGCCTGCATCTGCGCCCAGGTGACCTGCTGCTGCGTGAGTTGGGCGCCGGTGGTCTCCGGAGGCATCCGGTCGAGGAGGGCCCATGCGACGCGTCCGGTCGCGACGGCGTCCGCCTCGGCGTCGTGGGCGCTCTCCTCGCTGAGGACGACACCGAGGTGCTTCGCGGTGTCGACGAGCTTCCGGCTGCCCTTCCGGTACCGGTCCACGCCCTTGTCGATGACGAGCGGGTCGATGACGACGACGCCCGAGAAGTCGATGGGCTCATGGCCGTACCGGCGGGCCTCCGCGTTCAGCATCGACAAGTCGAAGGCGGCGTTGTAGGCGGTGATGGGGCGTCCGGCGGCGATGGACCGGCGGAGCACCGTGAGGATCTCGAGTGCGGCGGTGGCCGGGTCCTGGCCCTCCGCCTGGGCGCGCTCGTTCGTGATGCCGTGGATGGCGGCGGCACCGTCGGGGATGTGGACCCCGGGGTTCACCAGCCAGGAGTACGCGCCCTTGACGGTGCCGTTGCGAAGGACACGACCGACGAAGGCGGTCACAATCCTGTCCTCGTGAACGTCAACACCAGACGTCTCCAAGTCGAAGACGCAGAGGCTCGGGTACTCCCTCAGGGAGCTGTCCGGAGACAGCTGGGGTGTGGGGGTGATGGTCATGCACTGGCCATGCGCGGCAGCACCTGCACGTGCCGCGCATGAGCGGTGAAGCGATGCCCGGTCCGGCCAGCGACCCGTTCAACGAGCCGGACGTCAGCCACCTGCCGCATGTCTCACCGCTGTTCACGGCCAGCTAGAGGAGACACCCCATGACCGAACTCGACCTCACCGAGCACGAGTACCCGACCAGCAGCTTCCGCGTGAACGCCGCGGTGTTCCTGCTCCTGTCGGTGACCTTCGTCATCGGCGTCGTCCTGTCAGTGTGCAAGCTCGCTGGCTGGCTCGACTGGCCGGTCATGCTCGCCACCGCCGGGCTCTGGCTCCCCGCCGTCGGCATCGGCATCGCCGCCCTCATCCGACGACTCACGAAGCGACGCTGATGTTCCTGCCCCCGAAGCACCCCCGACCGAAGCCCCGCCCCGCCGAAGACAACCCGCGCAGCGCGCACCGCACCGGCATCGACCGTGTCGCCAACTGGGCCGTCTGGTCCTTCACTGCTGCCGCAGCGCTACTCGTGGTCCTCACCGGCGTCGGCGGCACCCTCGCCACAGGCCTGCTCGCGAGCGGCATCAGCTCCGCCGCCATGCTCGCGTGGCTCCTCACCGGCGTCACCGCCCTCTACATCCTCGTGACCGGTCGGCCGTCCTGGTTCCGCGTCCGCCGCGGCCGCCGCTCCGCCCTCACCGTCGCCGGCATCAGCGCCGGATGCTTCGTCGTCGCCAGCATCCTCATCGCCGCCCTCGAGCAGGCGTAACAGCCGCCCCCGACGAGCGCGCACAGAGAGGGAGAAGCCACCTCGGCTCCGACCCCGAGAACAGGACCCCTCCGTGACCCAGCTCCACCGCCACGAGGCCAGCCGATGAGCCGCCGCAAACCGACGCTCGTCAGCCTCGACGAGCTCTTCAACGACGCCACCATCGACGTCGTCGAAAAGCCCAGCCGCCCCGTTCTCGCGCTGCTCGGCTTCGTCGCCACAGCGGCAGCCCTCGGCTTGTTCGCCGGCGCCTTGACCAGCCCCGCCATCGTCGCGGCCGACGCCGCCACCGGCAGCACTGTCGACGCCTGGAACTCGCTGCCGAGCGACCTGCCCATCGAACAGACCCTCCCCCAGCACACCGTCCTGCTGGACAAGGACGGCAACGAGTTCGCCCGCTTCTTCTCAGAGAACCGCATCGACGTCGGCGGCGACCAGATCAGCGACAACTTCAAGCACGCACTCGTGGCCACCGAGGACTCCCGCTTCTACGAGCACGGCGGCGCCGACGTCCGCGGCATCGCCCGCGCCATGGTGAAGAACGTCGTCGGCGGTGCCCAGGAGGGTGCCTCCACCATCACGCAGCAGCTCGTGCAGAACGTGCTCATCTCCAACGCCACCACCGACGAGGAGCGTGAGGTCGCCGCGGGGACCAGCTACCGCTCGAAGATCCTCGAGATCCGCTTCGCCTCC
It encodes the following:
- a CDS encoding dATP/dGTP diphosphohydrolase domain-containing protein → MSAEVTTVSSTGAKKGVKKQRFELIPPRAIAELTKLYGRGAKKYAPNNFRLGYETSKSYGAGQRHAILFWSGENYDSETDCHHLASFVWHCFTILESNLTHPEFDDRPYGAANFAASGPLHPDGGQLSIAPAPQVISTDFRHDLLPLYPYAQVAEVFGAKTYLAHLLEDDELTFGHLYGQMQDHATKYWSGENVDSETDLPQLALAATYGLLLLELSIASPEKDDRFLPAAPLGYDSVPVVAPADEAVSS
- a CDS encoding exonuclease domain-containing protein; translation: MTITPTPQLSPDSSLREYPSLCVFDLETSGVDVHEDRIVTAFVGRVLRNGTVKGAYSWLVNPGVHIPDGAAAIHGITNERAQAEGQDPATAALEILTVLRRSIAAGRPITAYNAAFDLSMLNAEARRYGHEPIDFSGVVVIDPLVIDKGVDRYRKGSRKLVDTAKHLGVVLSEESAHDAEADAVATGRVAWALLDRMPPETTGAQLTQQQVTWAQMQAAGLQDYFRRTKDPDIVIDGSWPVRAPR